A window of the Kosakonia radicincitans DSM 16656 genome harbors these coding sequences:
- the dxs gene encoding 1-deoxy-D-xylulose-5-phosphate synthase, translating to MSFDIAKYPTLALVDTTQELRLLPKESLPKLCDELRRYLLDSVSRSSGHFASGLGTVELTVALHYVYNTPFDQLIWDVGHQAYPHKILTGRRDKIDTIRQKNGLHPFPWRGESEYDVLSVGHSSTSISAGIGVAVAAAKEGKQRRTVCVIGDGAITAGMAFEAMNHAGDIRPDMLVVLNDNEMSISENVGALNNHLAQLLSGKLYSTLREGGKKVLSGVPPIKELIKRTEEHIKGMVVPGTLFEELGFNYIGPVDGHDVLGLVQTLRNMRDLKGPQFLHIMTKKGRGYEPAEKDPITFHAVPKFDPTSGTLPKSSGGMPSYSKIFGDWLCETAAKDDKLMAITPAMREGSGMVEFSRKYPDQYFDVAIAEQHAVTFAAGLAIGGYKPVVAIYSTFLQRAYDQVIHDVAIQKLPVLFAIDRAGIVGADGQTHQGAFDISYLRCIPDMVIMTPSDENECRQMLFTGYHYADGPSAVRYPRGNAVGVPLEPLEKLPIGKGVVKRQGEKLAILNFGTLLPEAQKAAEALNATLIDMRFAKPLDEALILETAARHDSLVTLEENAIAGGAGSGVNEVLMAHRKPVPVLNLGLPDFFIPQGTQDEARADLGLNAAGIESRIRNWLD from the coding sequence ATGAGTTTTGATATAGCCAAATACCCGACGCTGGCGCTGGTAGATACCACACAAGAGTTGCGTCTGCTGCCGAAAGAGAGTCTGCCGAAGCTGTGCGACGAACTGCGTCGCTATCTGCTTGACAGCGTAAGCCGCTCCAGCGGGCACTTCGCCTCCGGGCTTGGCACGGTCGAACTGACCGTCGCGTTACATTACGTCTACAACACGCCGTTCGATCAGTTAATCTGGGACGTCGGCCATCAGGCCTACCCGCATAAAATTCTTACCGGGCGTCGTGACAAAATCGACACTATCCGGCAGAAAAACGGTCTGCATCCGTTCCCATGGCGCGGCGAAAGCGAATACGACGTTCTCAGCGTGGGTCACTCCTCCACCTCTATCAGCGCGGGAATTGGCGTTGCCGTCGCCGCCGCCAAAGAGGGCAAACAGCGCCGCACCGTCTGCGTCATTGGCGATGGCGCGATCACCGCAGGCATGGCCTTCGAAGCGATGAATCACGCCGGTGATATCCGCCCGGATATGCTGGTGGTGCTGAACGACAACGAGATGTCGATTTCCGAGAACGTCGGCGCGCTGAACAATCACCTGGCGCAGTTGCTCTCCGGCAAGCTCTACTCCACCCTGCGCGAAGGCGGCAAAAAAGTGCTTTCCGGCGTACCGCCGATCAAAGAGTTGATCAAGCGTACCGAAGAACATATCAAAGGCATGGTCGTGCCAGGCACCCTGTTTGAAGAGCTGGGCTTTAACTACATTGGCCCGGTGGACGGTCACGATGTGCTGGGGCTGGTGCAGACCCTGCGCAATATGCGCGATCTGAAAGGTCCGCAGTTCCTGCATATTATGACCAAAAAAGGGCGCGGCTATGAGCCGGCCGAAAAAGATCCGATCACCTTCCACGCGGTGCCGAAATTCGATCCGACCAGCGGTACGTTGCCGAAAAGCAGCGGCGGCATGCCGAGTTATTCGAAGATTTTCGGCGACTGGCTGTGCGAAACCGCCGCCAAAGACGACAAGCTGATGGCGATCACGCCAGCAATGCGTGAAGGTTCCGGCATGGTCGAATTTTCACGCAAATATCCGGATCAATATTTTGATGTTGCGATTGCCGAGCAGCATGCCGTGACTTTCGCGGCCGGGCTGGCGATTGGCGGCTACAAACCGGTGGTGGCGATCTACTCCACTTTCCTGCAGCGCGCCTATGATCAGGTGATCCACGATGTGGCGATCCAGAAACTGCCGGTGCTGTTTGCCATCGATCGCGCCGGGATTGTTGGCGCCGACGGGCAGACGCACCAGGGCGCTTTTGATATCTCCTACCTGCGCTGTATCCCGGACATGGTCATCATGACGCCAAGCGATGAAAACGAGTGCCGCCAGATGCTGTTTACCGGCTATCACTATGCTGATGGCCCAAGCGCCGTACGTTACCCGCGCGGCAATGCCGTTGGCGTACCGCTGGAGCCACTGGAGAAACTGCCGATCGGTAAAGGCGTGGTGAAACGCCAGGGCGAGAAGCTGGCGATTCTGAACTTCGGCACATTATTGCCGGAAGCGCAAAAAGCCGCCGAAGCCCTGAACGCCACGCTTATCGACATGCGTTTTGCCAAACCGCTGGACGAAGCGCTGATCCTGGAAACCGCTGCGCGTCATGACTCGCTGGTGACACTGGAAGAGAATGCTATCGCAGGCGGCGCAGGCAGCGGCGTCAACGAAGTGCTGATGGCGCACCGCAAACCGGTGCCGGTGCTCAATCTCGGCCTGCCGGATTTCTTCATACCGCAGGGTACGCAGGATGAAGCCCGCGCCGATCTGGGGCTGAACGCCGCAGGCATCGAATCCCGCATCCGCAACTGGCTCGACTGA
- a CDS encoding aldo/keto reductase produces the protein MQYNTLGKTDLKVSRLCLGCMTFGEPDRGKHAWTLPEESSRPIIQRALEGGINFFDTANSYSDGSSEEIVGRALRDFARRDEVVVATKVYHQVGDLAEGLSRAQILRSIDDSLRRLGMEYVDLLQIHRWDYHTPIEETLEALDEVVKAGKARYIGASSMHARQFAHALALQQENGWARFVTMQDHYNLIYREEEREMLPLCYKEGVAIIPWSPLARGRLTRPWGETTARLVSDEFGKTLYSETDENDSQIAERLAGVAEDVGASRAQVALAWLLSKPGVAAPIIGTSREEQLEELLGAVDLTLKPEQIAELETPYKQHPVVGFK, from the coding sequence ATGCAATACAACACATTAGGAAAAACAGACCTTAAGGTTTCCCGCCTTTGCCTTGGCTGCATGACGTTTGGCGAACCTGACCGGGGCAAGCACGCCTGGACGCTACCGGAAGAGAGCAGCCGCCCTATCATTCAGCGCGCGCTGGAAGGCGGCATCAACTTCTTTGATACCGCCAACAGCTATTCCGATGGCAGCAGCGAAGAGATTGTCGGACGCGCACTACGCGATTTCGCCCGCCGCGACGAGGTGGTTGTCGCCACCAAAGTCTATCACCAGGTGGGCGATCTGGCGGAAGGCCTCTCCCGCGCGCAGATCCTGCGCTCCATCGACGATAGCCTGCGGCGGCTGGGCATGGAGTATGTCGATCTACTGCAAATCCATCGCTGGGATTACCACACGCCCATTGAAGAGACGCTCGAAGCCCTTGATGAAGTGGTGAAAGCGGGCAAAGCGCGCTATATCGGCGCGTCGTCGATGCACGCTCGCCAGTTCGCTCACGCTCTGGCCTTGCAGCAAGAAAATGGCTGGGCGCGTTTTGTCACCATGCAGGATCACTACAATCTGATCTATCGCGAGGAAGAGCGCGAGATGCTGCCACTGTGTTACAAGGAAGGCGTGGCGATTATTCCATGGAGCCCGCTGGCGCGCGGACGTTTAACCCGCCCGTGGGGAGAAACCACAGCGCGTCTGGTGTCGGACGAATTCGGCAAAACGCTGTACAGCGAAACCGATGAAAATGACAGCCAGATAGCTGAACGCCTGGCCGGCGTGGCAGAAGATGTTGGCGCTTCCCGCGCCCAGGTGGCGCTGGCCTGGCTGCTGAGTAAACCTGGCGTCGCTGCGCCGATTATTGGCACATCCCGCGAAGAGCAACTGGAAGAGTTATTAGGCGCGGTGGATTTAACGCTGAAACCGGAACAGATTGCCGAGCTGGAAACGCCGTACAAACAGCACCCGGTGGTCGGATTTAAATAA
- the pgpA gene encoding phosphatidylglycerophosphatase A: MTGKDTTILPRAKDIAKSRLNLRNPWHLLATGFGSGLSPIVPGTMGSLAAIPFWWAMTFLPWQLYSLVVMLGICLGVYLCHQTAKDMGVHDHGSIVWDEFIGMWITLMALPTNDWQWVAVGFVLFRILDMWKPWPIRWFDRNVHGGMGIMVDDIIAGIIAAGLLYLIGHHWPIGLI, from the coding sequence TTGACTGGAAAGGATACGACCATTTTGCCGAGAGCTAAAGATATAGCCAAAAGCCGACTGAACTTGCGAAACCCCTGGCATTTGCTGGCAACCGGGTTTGGTAGCGGCTTAAGCCCGATAGTGCCCGGCACCATGGGTTCGCTGGCGGCGATCCCCTTCTGGTGGGCAATGACGTTCCTGCCCTGGCAGCTCTATTCGCTGGTGGTCATGCTGGGGATTTGTCTCGGTGTGTATCTGTGCCATCAGACGGCAAAAGATATGGGCGTACACGATCACGGCAGCATTGTCTGGGATGAGTTCATCGGAATGTGGATCACGCTGATGGCGCTCCCGACCAATGACTGGCAGTGGGTCGCCGTCGGCTTTGTGCTGTTCCGTATTCTGGATATGTGGAAACCGTGGCCGATTCGCTGGTTCGATCGCAATGTCCACGGCGGTATGGGAATCATGGTCGATGATATCATTGCCGGGATCATCGCTGCCGGGCTGTTGTATCTGATTGGTCACCACTGGCCGATTGGTTTGATCTGA